One segment of Cetobacterium sp. NK01 DNA contains the following:
- a CDS encoding segregation and condensation protein A, translating into MEIVLKIDNFEGPLDLLLHLIEKKKMRISEIKISQIIDEYLQFIETAQTDNLSIKVEFLEIASELLEIKAVSILSIEKEEEKEKDLKRRLEDYKVFKEVAQVISQIECEYNISYTRKEGRKITKNIPKEFDLTTLKLQDMFNSYVKYLPKSEEFLEIEVEKRYSLKEEMDRIKVILYSSEKEVVDLFRRAENRTHLVYIFLAVLDLYRDGIILIEGEGNLRLFRRG; encoded by the coding sequence TAGTGTTAAAAATAGATAATTTTGAAGGGCCTTTAGATCTTTTGTTGCATCTAATAGAGAAAAAGAAGATGAGGATATCTGAAATAAAAATATCTCAGATAATAGATGAATACCTTCAATTTATAGAAACAGCTCAAACTGATAATTTGAGTATAAAAGTTGAATTTTTAGAGATCGCTTCAGAACTTTTAGAGATAAAAGCGGTATCAATTTTAAGTATAGAAAAAGAAGAAGAAAAAGAAAAGGATTTAAAAAGAAGACTTGAAGATTATAAAGTATTTAAAGAAGTTGCACAAGTGATATCTCAAATAGAATGTGAATATAATATATCTTATACAAGAAAAGAAGGGCGAAAAATAACTAAAAATATTCCAAAAGAATTTGATTTAACAACACTGAAACTTCAAGATATGTTTAATAGTTATGTTAAATATTTACCTAAAAGTGAAGAGTTTTTAGAGATCGAAGTAGAAAAAAGATATTCACTAAAAGAAGAGATGGATAGGATAAAGGTTATTTTATACTCTTCAGAAAAAGAAGTAGTTGATCTATTTAGAAGAGCTGAAAATAGAACCCATTTAGTTTATATATTTTTAGCTGTTTTAGACTTATACAGAGATGGAATTATATTGATAGAGGGTGAAGGTAACTTAAGGCTCTTTAGGAGGGGTTAA